In Syngnathus scovelli strain Florida chromosome 11, RoL_Ssco_1.2, whole genome shotgun sequence, one DNA window encodes the following:
- the LOC125977237 gene encoding transcriptional regulator QRICH1 translates to MNEQEAGVVSFDEYVRQKARTVPQHRMKEFLESLSKGEFSQQGGATTTTTTTTAAMVYQDQTNNCVYTDSTEVAGSLLELACPVQLTSAEISPQLSMHSESEQQLQVQVQIQEQPVLQMATSAQQDMQGMSTSQLVPQEELTEEQQQQIQAQLVAAVSGEQQIQLASGHQIQLQGTQQIQLADGQHIQLEAGQQIQLQGGQQIQLPGGQHIQLQGGQQIQIQDGQQIQLPGGQQIQLQDGQQIQLQSGQQIQLQDAQQIQLPSGQHIQLQGGQQIQLQDGRQIQLMGGQHIQLQDGQQIQLPDGQQIHIQTIEAISPPQQQNSPRETERRPATVSSVLPPAKKRKVDAPLTVSYAVPQGQQVATVIAIPQGQQQNYVSLRPDLLTVDSTQLYSATGTITGPTGETWTIPVYSTAQQQGVTHIAIPQETYNTVQLAAANGKAGSSARSTDGQSVSSGTQEEIVQTLFPAQFMNGNIHIPVAVQTVGGTYNTTQSVHIWDPSQQQNQEDGNEQQIHLQEQGEGEASAEPSAEILVPISLKPDEGLEVWRLWVKRKNVELSKQDKTKLAPIGRRQPLRFQEDLISSAVAELNLGLALMTQEARGSEEEQFAPDVLYYVFLCIQKYLFENGRVDDIFSDPYYTRFCESLNKILTGWKPSVHPLGYIIPSHVTEEMLWECKQLGAHSPWTLLTTLMYFNTKCFRLLTPEQHLKVAFSKVLRHTRKNPTNTKDKATTIRLLKGQSSHKGPDDLYDEQIEDPDNPLRCPIKLYDFYLFKCPQSVKGRNDAYYMTPEPVVAPNSPMWYSSQPLTTQQVEQTLARILVVREIQEIIGAASES, encoded by the exons ATGAACGAGCAGGAGGCCGGTGTGGTCTCATTTGACGAATACGTGCGGCAAAAAGCCCGAACTGTACCCCAGCACAGGATGAAGGAGTTCCTGGAGTCCCTCTCCAAAGGGGAGTTCAGTCAGCAGGGAGGGGCAACCACCACCACTACCACCACCACCGCAGCTATGGTCTATCAAGACCAGACCAACAACTGTGTCTACACTGACAGCACAGAGGTCGCTGGCTCTCTCTTGGAGCTGGCTTGTCCA GTACAGCTGACCTCGGCTGAGATTTCACCTCAGCTTTCCATGCATTCAGAATCGGAACAGCAGCTTCAAGTGCAG GTCCAGATCCAGGAGCAGCCAGTCCTGCAGATGGCCACGTCCGCTCAACAAGACATGCAAGGAATGTCAACTTCTCAACTTGTGCCACAGGAAGAGCTGAcagaagagcagcagcagcag ATTCAGGCACAGCTGGTTGCAGCTGTGAGCGGAGAGCAACAGATTCAGTTGGCAAGTGGTCACCAAATCCAACTGCAAGGTACGCAGCAGATACAGCTCGCGGACGGCCAGCATATTCAACTGGAGGCCGGACAACAGATACAGCTACAAGGCGGACAGCAGATTCAGTTGCCGGGCGGCCAGCACATTCAGTTGCAGGGCGGGCAACAGATTCAGATACAAGATGGACAGCAGATCCAACTACCGGGCGGACAGCAGATCCAACTGCAAGACGGACAGCAGATCCAACTGCAGAGTGGACAGCAGATTCAGCTGCAAGACGCTCAGCAAATTCAGCTCCCGAGCGGCCAGCACATCCAGCTGCAGGGCGGGCAACAGATTCAACTCCAAGATGGACGGCAGATTCAACTCATGGGAGGCCAGCACATCCAGCTCCAAGATGGACAGCAGATACAATTACCAGACGGGCAACAGATCCACATCCAAACCATCGAGGCTATATCTCCTCCGCAGCAACAGAACTCTCCCAGGGAGACCGAGAGACGGCCCGCCACCGTCTCGTCTGTTCTTCCGCCCGCCAAGAAGCGCAAGGTTGACGCTCCCTTGACGGTGTCCTACGCCGTTCCTCAGGGGCAGCAAGTGGCCACTGTCATCGCCATCCCTCAAGGGCAGCAACAAAACTACGTGTCCCTGAGGCCCGATTTGCTCACCGTCGACAGCACACAGCTGTATAGTGCCACGGGAACCATCACCGGGCCCACAGGGGAGACGTGGACCATCCCCGTGTACTCCACCGCTCAGCAGCAGGGCGTGACTCACATCGCCATACCGCAGGAGACGTACAACACGGTGCAACTTGCCGCCGCCAACGGCAAGGCCGGTTCCTCTGCGAGGTCCACCGATGGGCAGTCTGTGTCGAGCGGGACACAGGAGGAAATAGTACAGACACTGTTTCCCGCCCAGTTCATGAATGGGAACATTCACATCCCAGTAGCTGTCCAGACTGTAGGTGGGACTTACAATACAACGCAGTCGGTGCACATATGGGATCCCAGTCAGCAACAGAACCAAGAAGACGGAAATGAGCAACAAATCCACCTTCAG GAACAAGGAGAAGGCGAGGCTAGTGCTGAACCGTCTgcagaaattttagttcctatcTCTCTGAAGCCAGACGAGGGTCTGGAGGTATGGCGCCTTTGGGTCAAGAGGAAAAATGTCGAGCTAAGCAAGCAGGACAAGACAAAGCTTGCACCCATTGGCC GTCGCCAACCACTGCGTTTTCAAGAAGACTTGATCTCCAGCGCAGTAGCCGAGCTCAATCTCGGGCTTGCCCTTATGACGCAGGAGGCCCGAGGATCAGAGGAGGAACAATTCGCTCCAGATGTTCTTTATTATGTCTTCTTGTGTATACAAAAG TACCTCTTTGAAAATGGACGCGTGGATGACATTTTCTCTGATCCATACTACACTCGATTCTGTGAGAGTTTAAATAAAATCCTCACTGGTTGGAAGCCCAGTGTTCATCCTCTCG GTTATATCATTCCGAGTCATGTGACAGAGGAGATGCTGTGGGAATGTAAACAGCTTGGTGCACATTCACCTTGGACTTTATTAACAACTCTGATGTACTTTAATACCaa GTGTTTTCGTCTGTTAACACCTGAGCAACACCTAAAGGTGGCCTTCTCCAAGGTCTTAAGGCACACCAGGAAGAACCCTACCAATACCAAGGACAAAGCAACTACTATCCGCCTTCTGAAAGGGCAGAGCTCACATAAAG GTCCAGATGACCTATACGACGAGCAGATCGAGGATCCAGACAATCCACTCCGTTGTCCGATCAAACTTTACGACTTTTATCTCTTCAAATG CCCTCAAAGCGTCAAAGGTCGAAACGACGCGTACTACATGACCCCGGAGCCCGTGGTGGCGCCAAACAGCCCCATGTGGTACTCGTCTCAGCCTCTCACCACTCAGCAGGTGGAGCAAACGCTGGCGCGCATCCTGGTGGTCCGAGAGATCCAGGAGATCATCGGTGCCGCTTCCGAGAGTTAA